In Bacteroidota bacterium, one genomic interval encodes:
- a CDS encoding queuosine precursor transporter, whose amino-acid sequence MKDKPNLVFLFLGMFFVSNAVLAEFIGVKIFSLEKTFGLDPVSFSFFGQENLSFNLTAGVLLWPIVFIFTDIINEYFGRKGVRLLSFISAGLIGYAYVMVYFSMGLVPADFWVMRDTATGPVNMNTAFNAIFGQGLWIIIGSLVAFLVGQIVDVTVFQWVRKHTGSKWIWARATGSTLISQFIDSFVVLFIAFYFGANWSLGLVLAIGMMNYIYKCGVAIFLTPILYVLHTIIDRYLGKDIAHQLMEKAASEEL is encoded by the coding sequence GTGAAAGACAAGCCGAATTTAGTTTTTCTATTCCTGGGAATGTTTTTTGTTTCCAATGCTGTATTAGCTGAATTTATTGGAGTAAAAATCTTCTCACTTGAAAAGACATTCGGTCTCGATCCCGTCTCATTTTCATTCTTTGGTCAGGAAAATCTTTCCTTCAATCTTACCGCCGGTGTGCTTCTCTGGCCCATCGTCTTCATCTTTACAGACATCATAAATGAATATTTTGGCAGGAAAGGAGTTCGCCTGCTTTCCTTCATATCAGCCGGTTTAATCGGTTACGCATATGTGATGGTCTATTTTTCGATGGGACTTGTGCCTGCAGATTTTTGGGTCATGCGGGACACTGCAACCGGACCGGTTAACATGAACACAGCATTTAATGCCATATTCGGACAGGGACTGTGGATTATTATTGGTTCGCTGGTTGCTTTTTTAGTGGGTCAGATTGTCGATGTCACGGTATTCCAATGGGTAAGAAAACACACGGGATCAAAATGGATTTGGGCAAGAGCTACAGGATCAACCCTTATATCCCAGTTTATTGACAGTTTTGTTGTGCTTTTTATCGCATTTTACTTCGGAGCGAACTGGAGCCTTGGTCTTGTTTTGGCAATTGGCATGATGAACTACATCTACAAGTGTGGCGTAGCAATCTTTCTAACCCCCATATTATATGTATTACATACAATAATCGACCGTTATCTTGGCAAGGATATTGCCCATCAGTTGATGGAAAAAGCAGCTTCCGAAGAACTTTAG
- a CDS encoding DUF5668 domain-containing protein: MKPSKIFWGVFFLGLGVLLLVKNFSDVDFYMPEIRKFWPLLLIAGGVVYLTKNLIVRNVLAGVAGFCLAFFLLTVSASIHNLPKKFFGHVKSSKDKNSLISIKTEPYDTTIKFVELSFDGGAGTYIVNCRDTNLMTLKTDRSNRKFSVNNNIAGGKANLDIQMAEFHFDTDDTSFASLVELNINPKPFYESLNFQIGASEFELNISQLQFRKLNIDMGASSTRLFLPKPAPGSSEVTIECGASSMDIIVSKDAQVKLINSMALSDSHVPKGFVEKNGVIYSENFTGTGDILTIKLDGGVNSLKIRRD; the protein is encoded by the coding sequence ATGAAACCGAGTAAAATTTTCTGGGGAGTCTTTTTTCTGGGACTTGGGGTCCTGTTACTGGTTAAGAACTTTTCAGATGTTGATTTTTATATGCCGGAAATAAGGAAATTCTGGCCATTGCTTCTGATCGCTGGTGGAGTGGTTTATCTGACAAAAAACCTGATCGTCCGAAATGTGCTTGCGGGAGTTGCCGGATTTTGCCTGGCGTTCTTTCTGCTCACGGTTTCAGCATCCATACATAATCTGCCAAAGAAGTTTTTTGGACATGTAAAGTCGTCAAAGGACAAAAACAGCCTTATATCGATAAAAACTGAACCCTACGATACAACGATAAAATTTGTTGAACTAAGTTTTGATGGCGGTGCCGGAACCTATATTGTGAACTGTAGAGACACAAATTTAATGACATTAAAAACTGACAGAAGCAACAGGAAATTTTCGGTAAATAACAATATCGCAGGCGGTAAAGCAAACCTTGATATTCAGATGGCTGAGTTTCATTTTGACACTGACGACACTTCGTTTGCTTCACTTGTAGAGTTGAATATAAACCCGAAACCATTTTATGAAAGCCTTAATTTTCAAATTGGTGCATCCGAGTTTGAGCTGAATATATCCCAGTTGCAGTTCAGGAAACTTAACATCGATATGGGTGCCAGTTCGACGAGACTGTTTCTTCCAAAGCCTGCACCGGGAAGCAGTGAAGTGACGATTGAATGTGGTGCCAGCAGCATGGATATAATTGTGAGCAAGGATGCTCAGGTAAAATTGATTAATTCCATGGCATTAAGCGATTCACATGTGCCAAAAGGTTTTGTGGAGAAAAATGGTGTCATTTACTCTGAAAATTTCACCGGAACCGGAGACATTCTCACCATAAAACTTGACGGGGGAGTGAACAGTTTGAAGATCAGAAGAGATTAA